AGGCACGGAGGCACGTGGTCAAGGACAAGTTGCCTGCCCTGTTCCCAGACCAGCTCTCCAAATTCCAGGAGGAGCTCCGGCAGCGCAGCCAGGAAGGGTACAAGGTCACCTTTACAGACTTCTGGGGCTTGCTGATCGAGGCCTGTCTGGGGGACGAGGTAGGCGCTCAGCTTCTCCTGGGCCCCATCCTGCCCTGGCTGATGTCCAGCTCTTTCCTCATGGGGGGAGGGGTGTCTGGACTTACATCGCAGGCGCATCCTTGTGCTTTAAGAAGCACGAGGCACCCGAATGCATGATGGAGGAAGACAGTGGGATTATCTTCCCACATCCCTTTAGAGTATGACTGAGACCCTCATGTTGGGAGTGGCTTAGGTACAACCCTGCAAAGAGGCCGTATGTTCTCTGAGAGCCCTATCAAGACAcccaggagagaaaatggaaggagcTGGAGAAGGCTGGAGAGCCATCAGACTGTGGTGCAAGTCTGACCCcaagtggaagagagagggaagaaaggctCATGGAAGCATGCTAGACTATTGTGTAGTCTGCAAGGTTCGGCAAGGCCCTTGGAGATTCCTCTAGCCAAGATGGCCATCAGAGGAGTCTGGCTTCTCCCCCAGAATGGGCCTCCCTCAGTATCCCTGCCACGTTCCGTCACGGGCTGGGAGCTGCCCAATGGGAAGTATGGCCTCAGCTCAAACTCAGTCAAGGATTTCAGAGCTCAGCAGCTGGGGCCCTTGGTCAGTCACTCTCCCTGTGGTTGAAGTTCTGCAGGGCTTCTTTTCATGGCCACCACACAGAGGATGGGCCCAGTGAGGTTCCTTCCTGTATTGAGATCCAGTGAGCCAAGCAATATGTGCCCAAGAAGAGACCCAGCCTCTGCTGGAACCCAGCTGCCGTGAGAGCCATGTGGGACGTCGAGGAGCACTGGGATCCCCACTGCCTGCTATGGTCCTGGACATCAAGGGGAGCTCAGCTAATGCCTGGACCCTTCTGGCTACACAGGCCCCAGGGAGGAGCTGACTTTGGCTGTTGCTTGGCCCCAAAGCAGAACTTCCTACCTAACTTGTACCCAGGCGTATGGCTGTCTTCTCCACTCCCAAAGGTGTCTGAGGAGTTCTGAATTCAAATCAGAACTTGCCAGAAGGAGGAGGGACAGCAAATTATTTTCTAGTAGGTCCCCTCTTCCAGAAAACGCCGACAATTTGAACAACCAAAGATGACCCGAACCTCCTCTTCAACATTCGTTCATTCCCTCATTTGTTCTTTCAACAAAATAAGTACCTCCTGCATGCCAGGAACTATTCTAGGCAATGGGGATTCAGACTTGAGGTACTCACAGCTCTTGATGgatcccaccccaccctgcccccgtTGATAAGCCCCCAGCCAATCTGTCCTTGTGATGAAGCAGGGCAGGCTGAGGCTGAGGTAGGTGGCTTTTGGATTCAGGCGGGGCGGGGTTTAAACTCTAGCCCAGCTCCGTGCTGTTCCTTCAATGGGAGTCACATCAATACGTGGCAGTTCATATTTCTAACAGTAGTTTGTGCCCCATGTGATGAGGGGAAACGCACCAAGGTGTTGCCTGAGTGTTGCTggggtttggggggtggggggaggggcaccaAGGTTCCTGGGAAAACAAGACTAGGTTTGACGTTAGGGAGCCTCTGCTCTTCCCCTCTGGCCACAGCAGGAACATTTCCCTTACACCCCCTTGACATGAGTGTGGACTGGGCTCTTTCCTGAGTGGGCAACTTCCCCTACTTCCAGGGTAGTCAGCTCTGTGGTGCCCATATCTCTGGGCCCAGTTATGACAGATGCCCTGTTTGCCTTTCAAGGGAGACCCAAGAGTCGTTTGGCCCACACACATGTTTGCCATCCCACACAGGTTCTGTGGCCTTCACACACTTGGGCGGGCTCCAGCCTGGGCCTCTAAGACCTCAGTTGGCCTTGTCTACACTGGCCAGATCACTTTGCGAGGTGGCCTGTGGCCCCAGGTTGACTTGCAGGGCCCCACTCGGATTATTATGAACAGTGCTCTAGCGATGGAGAGGGACCTTGGCTGCCATATGGTGCCAAGTTTCCaagtcttttgtttaaaaaaaaaaaagctttcttttccccaaacaaacaaattttatgAGGGAGCCCAACATGCAAAGCTGATAAGAAAAATGGAGCCGCTCCAGTTGAGGTTGAGGGGGGTGGAAGATGATGGGGATGAAAAGGCGCGGTGTTGCCTCTTCCACCTCTACCTTTTCATTCCTTGGTGCCCAAGACACCAGGAAAACCCTGGGACTTTGAGGGACGGTCCAAAACTGCAGATCCAGTCCCAGCCCTGTGCACGTGTCTGGGGTGGTGAACAGCCCAAGGAGAGTGAACATTCTAAGGGTACATTTTAAGAGCAAGTGTGACTGATCGGCTCGGGAGCCAGGAAATGGGCTGCTGGAGGTCCGCACTGTCCCCAGGCTGCTCGTCTGCTTCTTCCCCTTAACTATTTCATCTCCCCACAGAGAAATGAATGCAAACTGTCAGACCAGCGTGCTGCTTTGTGCCAGGGCCAGAACCCCCTGCCCATCTACCTCACCATCAATGTCAAGGATGATGTAAGCAACCAGGATTTCAGAGGTAACACTGGTGGCTAGCAGTTTGCGAGGGGGTCCCTTCTCAGCAGGCAAAGGCACCCAGCACACACCCCCACCACACCTTTGCCAACCTCCACATCGAAAGACTGTAGTGACAGCTGAAGAAATCAACTTTGCTACCCTCTACAGCCCTGCTGCCTGGGTGGGGTGGACGGGCAGTGGTTTCATGGCTTGCCGGGGCAGGCGTTTGATGGGACACGGGTAACAAAGTTGGGAAGAGAACAGGTACTAGATATTTCTTAGCTGCCCAGAGGGAGGGACTCTAGAGACCTGCCCTGCTTCGGAGTCAGTCTTGGTCCCCGTTTATCCGGTTTTGAGGAGCAAATGAACCGCGCAGGTTGCAAAGCTGAATCTTGCCCGGCCAGCAGAAGCCGTCCGCGGGCGCCCCCATGCACCCTGCGGGGGAACTGCGGCCTTGCTGTCGCAGGCTTGCCAAGGCTGGGGAGCCAGGGCCGTGGTGAGCGGAGAGGGCGGGGCTGTCCCGGCCTGAGACTGACAAGCTGCCCGCTGCTTCGTGTGTAGAGTGGTGCGAGTTCTCCCCCTACGAGGTGGGCCTGCAGAAATACGGGGCCTTCATCCCCACCGAGCTCTTTGGCTCCGAGTTCTTCATGGGACGGCTGATGAAGAGGATCCCAGAGTCGCGGATGTGCTACATGCTAGGTGACTTGGCCAGGGGAGGCCCCTGGGCACCCGCCCCATGCTGGGCAGGCCCCACctttaaattaaaagaatgacCGGGAGACAGGCTCTGTTCCCCCAGGATCTTGTCCCATGTGCTGGGGCTGGTCTGGGGTACCCCTTGAGCATGTGACCCTCCTGGCGTTTGCCAGCATCCCCTCATCCCAGGAGAGGCTCCCGAATCTACCCTGAGATTGGTCTCCCAGACTGTCCTGATCTCCCTGTGACCCTTTGTGCCCAGAAGGACCTGACAGGGGCCCCCAAGTCACTGGGGAAGAGAGGGGTCTTTCCCAACGTTCTGGTCTCCAGTGGTCTCCCTGGGGTCTGTTCAGAATTAGACTGGGAGTGGCAAGCTGGGATGGAAGCTTCAGAAacacccacctcctcccccttTGGCTCCAAGCGGCAGTGTGGCTGCTTCCAGGGGCCCATGGAGCCGCTGGGATCCAAGAGACTGGAGGGGAGCACAGGGTCAAGGCAAAGTCTCTGGGGAAGCCTGGCCCAGCTCACTTGCAACGCTCCCTGGTCCTCCAGAAGCTGGGTGCActgagggcaggggcctggcTGTGACGGCCACTCCTACAGCTCTTCCCTTCAGAGTCTGAACTACACTCGTCAAAGAGCAACCTCATAAAACAGACCCATGTCTAGAGCCTCCACAACAGTTATGCCCTTATTTAACTTAGTTGTCTACACCCCCTCCCTTCCATCTATCCTAATCTAACCCATCCTAGAAGGTCCTACTCAAGCCCCATCTCTTCCTTGAAGCTGCCCAGAAGCCCCCAGCCCATCAtggcctctccttcctctgaaCACCTGTGCTTTTGGGCATGTGGCTCAGAGACACTTGGGCTTGAACTCTGGCTcctcatttattagctgtgtgaagTTGGCcaaattacctaacctctctgagcctcggttttctcatctgcaaattggGCCTAAGAGTAAAACCAACCTTATAAAGGATCCAAATGGGTCAATGTATGTGAAAGATTTCATATGAGTATTATTAACGTGttgcattttaaaatcataacAATGACAGATAGCATTGCATCTATCAAGTGCTCACCACGTGCCAGCCACTGTCCTAAACTCATGTATTAACTGGTACAAGGGGTGGCGTCTGGACTTGAACCGGAAGCCTGCACTTGGCAGCATTAAGTCCCTGCATAAGGCTGTGCCTTTTATGCCTTCACACCCTCTCCCAGCTCTGAGAGGAGGTCAGAGAAGAGCTGAGGGCTGGAGATCATCAGTCTCCTGTGTCGAGCTGCcctgtggggagagggaaaacACAGTCTGTCCCACCCCCTGAGCAGCCTGACTTGGAGGGGGCATCAAGGCCAAGGCAGAACCAGTCAGTAattgggtggggctgggggctcttGGGCAGAGCTGCTCACGTCTGGCTCTGCTCCCTAGGTTTGTGGAGCAGCATCTTCTCCCTGAACCTGCTTGATGCCTGGAATCTGTCCCACACCTCGGAGGAGTTTTTCTACAGGTGGACAAGGGAGAGAGTGCACGACATCGGTGGGTGACCCACTGGCTTCCCTTCTTGGTTGGGTGATGGGGGTGGATCGCAAACTGAGGACCAGCCACACATTCCAACATGGTCTCTGTGGCCCACAGAGATGGGAAGGCAGTTAGGGCTGGAAGGTCTTCCCTGCCTGGAGGGGAGGGTAATTCAGGTGGAGACACCTATGCCTACGCCCGGGCACAAGCTCAGGGGTCGGCTCTGGGCTGTCAGGAGGAGTGGATCCACTGTGCCGTAGGCTCGGCAGAGCTTCATGgtacccaggagagctgatggggGTAGGGATCTATGAGGCCCAGTTAAAGGTCACTCTTCTAGACTCTATCCCCTCTGGAACCCCTCCTTACCTGTCGCCATCCCCGATCCACTACCCTGCCCCTGTTGCATCACTCACTTAGGTCCTCCTGGCTCCAATGCTGGGGCCTTGAGAACTAGGCAAGGAAGGTGTGAACTGCACTTGCAGAAGCTGACGCTTGGGTGCCTGGAAAGCATGGGATGCTTCACCTGTGCAATCTGGGTACCCCAGCTTTTGTGACCTGCCGTccatcctccctctgccctgcagaAGACGAGCCACTCCTGCCTGAAATCCCCAAATGTGATGAAAACATCCTGGACACCACGGTGGTGATCCCAGGGTCGTGGCTGTCCAACACATTCCGCAGCATCCTCACCCATCGGCCCTTCGTGTCTGAGTTCCACAACTTCCTGCGGGGGCTGCAGCTGCACACCGACTACCTCCAGAACACAGAGTTCTCCAGGTGGAAAGGTAACCCTGCCTGGCTGCTCCCTGAAGCTCACCTCTGTTTGGAGGAAGAAGCGGATGTCAAGGTTGTCATGGAGAAAGAATGTGACAGCTCCTCTGACCATGTTCATTGGGTCGAGTGGCAGACTCCCCCCAGAGTGTATTCCACATTTGTTGAGGCATTGAGCAGCGAGTGGAGTGGAGTGTGTATTTAATTAATTGAATCTCTACAAGTCTATGCAGAATGTACAGCAATCCCAGCAGGTAGAAGTTGGGGCCCTGATGGGGAGACGGGGTCCCCAACTTTCTTCAGTTGTGCTCTGGGGGCACCTTTTAATGTGAATGGTGCCCCTGGAGTTGGGCAGGGATGGCCTGGCTCAAGAACCCCCAAAtggtaagtggcagaggtgggtCTTAAAGGTGGTCCTGCAGCTTCAACCCAGTGCCTCCTCCCCCCCCACTAAGGCTCTAAGTTTGACCAAGTTGAGGTACTTTATTTGGCCATGGCCTGCAAAAGGCTGCTTGAACCCAGCCTAAAAATCATCATCCTCACCAGCTGGGGCAGAAAGGGCAGTGGACTCCGGGCGCGGGGTGGTCTTACACCCCTGCCACCCCACAAGCTCTGTGGCTGAGTCAATGGGTTTTCTGTGCATGCTCCATGAGAGACTTGCTAAAACCCCAAGATAATGCTGTTCTTCATGAGCCCACCCAGAGGGTGGCCCGGTGTCCTGGCTGGAATGGGAGGGCTGAAGGCCCAGGCTGCGGGGAAGGAGCTCCGGGCAGGGCACTCCAtgcccaccaggtggttctgaccATCGCTGAGAGCAGGGCAGTGGGGCGTGATGGTAACCGGAAGCCTTGGCTTTCAGACACCGTGCTGGACGGTTTCCCAAACCAGCTGACGGCGTCTGTGAACCACCTGTGCCTGCTGGACACCGCGTTCTTCGTCAACTCCAGCTACCCGCCCCTCCTCCGGCCTGAGAGAAAAGTCGACCTCATCATCCATCTCAACTACTGTGCCGGATCCCAGACAAAGGTGAGTGAGGCGAAGaaaggctgtccctgagcagAGCCCTGAGCCTCTTCTGAGAGGCCACGGAATGAGCACCTCGAAGCTGGAAAACAAGAGAGCATGAGCTCCCCACGGGCTCCAGGACTTAGCGTCAGAGAAACTCCAGCCGCCCTGCCTGATGTGTGGTTAACGTCCAAACCTTGAGGGGCAGCCAGCTGGCCTTCATGTGCGACGGGGCCCGGGGTTTACGTAGACTCATTGAGTTAATTCCAATTTTATTCTTGCATCTGAGCATTTGCCGTATTTGGCAGTTCTtcagctgcaaaaaaaaaaagttttaaaaagtaaccttAAGGGAGCCCAGACAATTCTAAAGTTTTATACCACTTCAAGAGCTTGTAATGtcctattttcaaaataatcacaCTGTCCCCCCGCCCCCTGAGGAATATGACTCTCCATGTAATTACACTAAAAACCAGGACCagagattttcatttatttgtatttatttacttttgaaaagttctggagttttaagggaaagaaaattgCTTTTTGGTCAACTTTAGTATAGTCCTGTCCTGGAGCAGGCAAAGGGGAGTGTAGACCGTTAAAGATGACCTAGTGATAATGACCTGTTTGTAAATGAGTGACAGCGTGCTTTCTTGCATTTGATCTCACTTGATCCTTATGCCGGCTCTTTGAGGCAGACAGTGCAACTGCTATTATTCCCATGtgataggtgaggaaactgagacacagagagagtaaGTGGCTTgcttaagatcacacagctagcgAGTGTGAAACGGGGTAGAACTGAGGGGTTATGACACTCGGAGTCCACTGCTCTTTCTGTTGCATCATATTTATAAAGATGCCTTTTCAGAGTCCTTTCCAGCTCTTTGTCAGTTCCAAAGCCCATGCATGTCCCACAGGAGCCTGGCCAGCCATAGCCATCACCTTCTCAGGCTGCCACCACATCCACCCAGGTCTGTGTCTGAGTGAAGCATCATTGAAAGGGCTTCTGTCTACTTTCCTTGGGGAAGGAGGCTGCAGTTGGACACACACCAACCTATTGCCTCAGGCCCTTTGTCCTGACCCAGCTTTGTCCTAAAAATAGCACCCATAGGCAGAGCAGTGGGAGCCCTGAGTGGTTAGCTGGGGAAATCAGGAAGCTGCGCTTCTTATCCACCCCTACCCCTCCGAATCCTCAAACCCATCCTCCTGTGCTATCCCAGCCCATGAAGCAGACCTGTGAGTACTGCACCGTGCAGAACATCCCCTTCCCCAAGTatgagctgcaggaggaggaggagaagctcAAGGAGTGCTACCTTATGGAGAACCTGCAGGAACCTGATGTCCCCGTCGTGATTTTCTTCCCTCTCATCAACGACACCTTCCAGAAGTACAAGGCCCCAGGTAAGCCATCTCCGGGCTCCGTTCCCACCACCCGCTGGCCTTGGACTGAGTGCTCCCGTCCTTAGACGTGTATCGTCGTCTTATAGCACTAATGGGGGAGCCTGGCTCCGCTCCAGTCTGGGCCAACCTTGGCTTTGGCGAGAAAGAAAGGATTCCCACGCCCCCAGGTGCTGGCAACATCCAACTCTACCCTTTCAGTCCACATTTCCTGACCTCCAGCTATGCACATGGGGCTGTGTTGGTGTCAGGGCAGTCCTGAGATGGGCAAGCTGCGTGCCAGCCCTGAGGAGCTTGGAGGATGTGTGCACCTGTGCaggtgtgagtgtgcatgtgtgtgcacgtttTCATGCAGGTGTGTGTGCCCATGTGGGCAGGGGCAGGCCCCGGGGAAAGATACACAAACAAGTCATTGCAACCTCACATGACAAGGGTCTATAGTGAGTCCTGCTGCCCCCAGGTGTGGAGCGAAACCCcgaggagctggagcagggccaGGTCGACATTTATGGCCCCAAAACTCCCTACGCCACCAAGGAGCTGACGTACACAGAGGCCGCCTTCGACAAGCTGGTGAAGCTCTCCGAGTACAACATCCTGAATAACAAGGACAGGCTCCTTCAGGCCTTGCGGCTGGCAGTGGAGAAGAAGAGACGCCTGAAGAGCCAGTGTCCCTCCTAAGTCCCCGGGAGCCTCCCCATCCTGTGTCTGCTTCCACCATCAGAGGCACGAGCCCTTCAGGGCTGACGGACTGCACAGCAGGCTCCGCGTTCTGGCAAGGGGTGCAGGCTGGCTGGCCCGGGCTTTCTATCAAAATCTAAAAATTGAAAAGAGttgagagagacagggagagagaaagagataaaggaaaataacaagaagATATATTGGGGTTTTAAACCCACTGGAATTTTTTAAACCTTTCCCTGGAGAGAAGGGGGTTCCATAGCTGCAGGCTTGCACACATGCTGAAAGTGGAGAATGAAAGCCTGGCCTGAGGGAGAGGCGGGTTCCCCAGAAACCTCAGACCCAGAACTGGAGCTCAGGGCCCTCCCCTCTGTGCTCCTCTCAGCCCCCTCGCTCGGAGGCTCGGGGAACGCACAAGAAGACCTGAGGAGCACTCAGGGTCCCCTggaaaaatgctttaaatttaaGGCAATTATATTCCTGTGATTTTTATAGGCAAttatattttgtggtttttatttttatgagtcaGGGTGTTAATAAGAAGTGTGATGCTAGAAGATCTAGATGGAGCATTAGAGATGTCCCCATCTCTTCAACAGCAAAGCCAAACAGGTGACAGCCTTCAGCGACCCCTCTTGAGCCATTCAGAGCCCAGGACTGGTGATCCTGTGGTCCCGCCTGAGGTTCTCCTCTGGCGAAATGCCAGGCAAAGCCCGAGTCTGCAGCTCAGGTTCACCAGGCCTGGGATGCAGCTCAGGGATGTCTGGGCAGGTAAAGGAGTCAGGCATCAGGTGGGTGATGCTGCCCAGGGCCGCCCACTCCAAGAGGCCGACGCTCCTCACCAACCTGCTCCAGGAGCACATCTCAGTTCTCATACGACCCTCCTCTCTGGTTTCCATATGGGATTATTTGTTTCTAAATGGGATTCCTCTTATTTATCATGTAAACACCACAGCCAGCACATCCCAACTCTTGGAGTCACCCTGAGAAAATGAAACTAGGAAGGATCAACCCAGAAAGCACTAGGTTAGCTCTGAGAAAGAGGCTCATCCTTAAAGATGGCTTCCAGATGAATCGCTGGGAAAGCCCTGGGACACAGAGGAGCCTAATCAAAGCGTCCAGCCCTCCCATCGGTCTGGGAACTTAACCAAAGAGCTGTGTAACCTGAGACATTGAGATGCCCAGGCTGATGGAAGGTGTGATCAGAAAGGCATGTGGTCCACATGAAGCCCAACAAACCTGGAAGACATGGCCCTCTTTCTGGGCCATGATGCTCCCTATGCGGTCCAGTGGTTGTTAGGAGACGAGTGATGACAGGTACCAAAGTTTAGAAAAATTGACCTCCAATTTATGTCCTCACCACTCAAAGTGTGGTGGGaaactggttagaaatgcagagcctcaggccccgccccagccatACCCAATTAGAGAATCAAAATCTCCATCTTAAGGAGATTCCCGCCTCCTCGCCACTGACCCCCCCAGGTGATGCCTATGCATATTACAGTTTGAGAGGTGTGGAtttctgcctccccctcccaTAAGCTTGGAAAGTACGAATCTATCAACTCCCCTGAGGCGCCTATAACCTGGGCTTCTGGACCTGCAAAACTGGTCCCCACCCAGATAATGCTAACCTGGGATGCTACCCCTCCCCGCCACCGGAGCATCCAGCTGCCTCCACTTTGacatcttttctttccatctgcAACAAACAGGCTCTCCTTAAATTATCAGAGTGAGCCACGGCAAGACCTGTTTGTTGTAAGGTGAAGGCAGCCTTGCCTTGGGCTCATCAAAGTATGTAAGATGAGGTTTATAAAGTCATTGTATTTCTGAACACAGAATAAATGGCCATGTGGGTAAATGCTGTTGACTCAGCTGCTTTCGTTATCTGATGCTGCAAAACATGCATAACGCCTGCCTGCATCCCTCCTGGCTTCCCATAGGCCACTGCCAGAGGTGTGAGAAGGCCATTTCCATCccatccctcctctcctccccggCTCCCTTTCCTCCTGGGGGGCCCCACCTTCCTGTGGTGGGGGGCTCCTCTGTTCTTATGAAGCCATGTCAGCAGCCCATGGAGCCCGGATCTTGCTGACCCAGGCCGTTGGAAACTCAGATGGTTTGCAGGAAGCCttgatggagaggaaggaagggcagcCAGCGGCAGCTGAGCGCCTCCTTGTACACAGCCGGCAGTAGGCGGCCTCTGCTTTCCAGGAACTTACATTGGGGTTGGAgagaagaacatgaaaagatcttTAGACGGACTTGAGAAGTTAGTGACAGCTTCTCAAACAATGCTGGTGATGTCACAGAGCAGGAGAGGAGCAAGGACCATAGCAGGTACAAGGACAAAGCATCATGAGCTCTGAGAAGGGCAAGGGTACAGCGTGCTGCAGAGGTCAGGGAGGCCCCCTCCTCAGGTTCCCTGCTCTCTGCCTGTAATGTGattacacagaaaaattaaatgaaattcctTTCCCCTCAGTGgccctccctccttgcctccccTTTCCTTCCCCAGAGGGCAGCCAGCACACCAGGGGCCACACAGCCCAGTCACCCCGTCCTGCAGTAGGTGTTTCCCCACACTTCTCTCCAAGGTCACCGGTGGCCTCCTAATTGCCAGAAACACTGAGCCTTTACAGGCCTTATCTGATTTGATTGTTCTCCGCATTTGGCACTGCtgaccactccctccttcctgaaACCCTCCCTTCCCGTGACTTCCTTGCCAACAGCAGTTGTCAATTCAGTTCCACTTGCAAAATTTATTGCCTTcccactatgtgccagtcactgtggtAGGCCCTGGgacaataaaaaaagatgaacaattGACCCCACACTTCAAGGAGTTTCCTTCTGGTCCCATGTAGGAGGCCTAATCTGGAAACAGTCTTGCAATACAAAGAGAAAGTTCCAGGGTAGCTGTGTACACAAGGCACACACATAAGGGGCTGCCAACCCAGCCCTAAAGGGAAGGGGCCATGTTTGCTGGACACCTTCTGTCCTGGATTTCCTCCCACTTTCAAacccctcccctgtcctcacTGCCCCTGCTCTCCTTTAATTGCTGGTATTCCTTGAGGGTCTCTCCTTAGCTCTCCCCACTTCTCACCCTATACGCTCCTTAAACAATCTCAGCTACACCCAGGACTTCACCTACTGCTTCTATTTGGAAAACTCTCAAACCCTTAGCTCTAGCCACGCCAATTTCCTAAGTTCTTGATTCATGTATTCAAATTCTATACCAGTTAGCATTACTTTTGCTACATAGccagaaagatttaaaattgcAGTGGCTTAAACCAGATAGAAGacatttctctatttcttatcAGAGACCCAGGCTCCTTTTAACACTTGCTTCTGCTATCCTCAAGTTTGCCTTCTGGTTCAatatggctgctggagctccacccatcATGAGCTCTTGCTGACTATGA
This is a stretch of genomic DNA from Equus caballus isolate H_3958 breed thoroughbred chromosome 1, TB-T2T, whole genome shotgun sequence. It encodes these proteins:
- the PLA2G4E gene encoding cytosolic phospholipase A2 epsilon; the encoded protein is MLQRQMPAWVFHSLPDPSQTEDGRPSATCTLERGLFPCHLLTVRVIRMKNVRQADVVSQTDCFVSLWLPTASHDRLRTRTISNCPNPEWNETFTFQIQSQVKNVLELSVCDEDTVTPDDHLLTVLYDLTKLCFRKKTHVKFPLNPEGMEELEVEFLLEKSPDPPETLITNGVLVSRQVSCLEVHAESRRRRKCGKQKDHLVTVTESFEHTQRILRCPEPCCPNPACFHYPKYFQSQIHVEGPKSPWSCGLCCCCAHKKTGPICQPLDCLPDGQTVTLPVGENCELHMKSTPCPQTLDVRLGFSLCSAELEFLQKRRLVVAEALKQVLQLEEDLQEDEVPLIAIMATGGGTRSMTAMYGHLLGLQKLNILNCASYITGLSGATWTMATLYRDPDWSSKNLEPAIFEARRHVVKDKLPALFPDQLSKFQEELRQRSQEGYKVTFTDFWGLLIEACLGDERNECKLSDQRAALCQGQNPLPIYLTINVKDDVSNQDFREWCEFSPYEVGLQKYGAFIPTELFGSEFFMGRLMKRIPESRMCYMLGLWSSIFSLNLLDAWNLSHTSEEFFYRWTRERVHDIEDEPLLPEIPKCDENILDTTVVIPGSWLSNTFRSILTHRPFVSEFHNFLRGLQLHTDYLQNTEFSRWKDTVLDGFPNQLTASVNHLCLLDTAFFVNSSYPPLLRPERKVDLIIHLNYCAGSQTKPMKQTCEYCTVQNIPFPKYELQEEEEKLKECYLMENLQEPDVPVVIFFPLINDTFQKYKAPGVERNPEELEQGQVDIYGPKTPYATKELTYTEAAFDKLVKLSEYNILNNKDRLLQALRLAVEKKRRLKSQCPS